A region from the Nodosilinea sp. FACHB-141 genome encodes:
- a CDS encoding NAD(P)/FAD-dependent oxidoreductase — protein sequence MADAPQQICILGGGFGGLYTALRLSQLPWEGTPPTITLVDHRDRFLFLPLLYELVTDELQTWEVAPPYAELLAGTAVQFRQAEVTGIDLDQHRVSLSDGVTLTYDRLVLALGGNTPMHMAPGVAEHAHAFRTLEDAYHLKERLRLLEASNAEKIRVAVVGGGYSGVELACKVAEHLGERGRVRLIESTDTILRTSPEYNREVSQKVLSDLGVWIDLETTVDNVTTDTISLTFREQTDILPVDLVLWTVGTQVNPVIADLPLKHNERQQVVVKPTLEAIDVPGVYALGDVADCRDAEAQQVPTTAQVALQQADFVGWNIWAELSDRPQLPFRYRHMGEMLTLGTSRATLTGLGIQLDGELAHVARRLAYLYRMPTFSHQVRVGLNWMTKPLRDALAAK from the coding sequence ATGGCAGACGCTCCCCAGCAAATTTGTATCCTCGGCGGTGGCTTTGGCGGCCTCTACACCGCTCTGCGCCTCAGCCAGCTGCCGTGGGAGGGTACCCCACCAACGATTACTCTGGTTGACCACCGCGATCGCTTCCTCTTCCTGCCCTTGCTCTACGAGCTGGTCACCGACGAACTGCAAACTTGGGAAGTGGCTCCGCCTTACGCCGAGTTGCTGGCCGGTACTGCGGTGCAGTTTCGTCAGGCAGAAGTCACCGGCATCGACCTCGATCAGCACCGCGTCAGCCTCAGCGACGGAGTGACACTTACCTACGATCGCCTGGTTCTGGCCCTGGGCGGCAACACCCCAATGCACATGGCCCCAGGTGTGGCCGAGCATGCCCATGCCTTCCGCACCCTGGAAGATGCCTACCACTTAAAGGAACGGCTGCGCCTGCTTGAAGCTTCCAACGCTGAGAAAATTCGCGTGGCGGTGGTGGGCGGCGGCTATAGCGGTGTCGAGCTAGCCTGCAAAGTAGCGGAACATTTGGGGGAACGAGGCCGAGTACGCTTGATCGAAAGCACCGACACGATTCTCCGCACCTCGCCTGAATATAACCGCGAGGTGTCCCAAAAGGTGCTCTCTGACCTGGGAGTGTGGATCGATCTCGAAACCACCGTAGACAACGTCACCACCGACACCATCAGCCTCACCTTCCGCGAGCAAACCGACATTTTGCCGGTCGATCTGGTGCTGTGGACTGTGGGTACCCAGGTCAACCCCGTCATTGCCGACCTGCCCCTCAAGCACAACGAGCGCCAGCAGGTGGTGGTGAAGCCCACCCTAGAGGCGATCGATGTCCCCGGCGTCTATGCCCTGGGCGATGTGGCCGACTGCCGCGATGCCGAGGCTCAGCAGGTGCCCACCACGGCCCAGGTCGCGCTGCAACAGGCCGACTTTGTCGGGTGGAATATCTGGGCCGAGCTTAGCGATCGCCCCCAGCTGCCCTTCCGCTACCGCCACATGGGCGAAATGCTCACCCTTGGCACCAGCCGCGCCACCCTCACCGGGTTGGGCATTCAGCTCGACGGCGAGCTGGCCCACGTGGCTCGACGCTTGGCCTACCTCTACCGCATGCCGACGTTCTCGCACCAGGTGCGCGTCGGGCTAAATTGGATGACCAAACCCCTGCGAGATGCGCTGGCAGCAAAGTAG
- a CDS encoding AzlC family ABC transporter permease: MATVTDLSSRSPRQEALAGARDIVPLVVGAIPFGIIFGTLAQGSGLSFGATIGMSAFVFAGSSQFIALGLLAAGSTLPLIVLTTVVVNLRHMLYAASLLPYVQRSSQRWKAVIGFFLTDEAFAIAIRRYVQPDPSPHKHWYYLGAAVTMYGNWILCTWLGLTVGQLIPNAAAWGLDFAMVATFIGMIVPYATTRPMVGAILVAGIVAVLANGLPHKLGLMVAAIAGVTSGYWLETQLTPRPKSKR, translated from the coding sequence TTGGCTACAGTGACCGACTTGAGCAGCCGCTCTCCCCGCCAAGAGGCCCTGGCCGGGGCGCGAGACATTGTTCCCCTGGTAGTGGGGGCGATTCCCTTTGGCATTATCTTTGGCACTCTGGCCCAGGGCAGCGGCCTATCGTTTGGGGCAACGATCGGCATGTCGGCCTTTGTATTTGCCGGGTCATCGCAGTTTATTGCCCTGGGGCTACTGGCGGCGGGCAGCACCCTACCGTTGATCGTGCTCACCACGGTGGTCGTGAACCTGCGCCACATGCTTTACGCCGCCAGCCTGCTACCTTACGTGCAGCGCTCCTCCCAGCGGTGGAAAGCGGTGATTGGCTTCTTTTTGACGGATGAAGCCTTTGCGATCGCCATTCGCCGCTATGTGCAGCCCGACCCTAGCCCCCACAAGCACTGGTACTACTTGGGTGCAGCGGTCACGATGTACGGCAACTGGATTCTCTGCACCTGGCTGGGGCTAACGGTGGGTCAGCTAATCCCCAACGCGGCTGCTTGGGGGCTAGATTTTGCCATGGTGGCGACCTTCATCGGCATGATCGTTCCCTACGCGACGACGCGACCGATGGTAGGAGCGATTCTCGTTGCCGGAATTGTGGCCGTGCTAGCGAACGGATTGCCCCACAAATTGGGACTGATGGTGGCGGCGATCGCAGGCGTCACCAGCGGCTACTGGCTCGAAACCCAGCTCACTCCCAGACCCAAGTCCAAAAGATAA
- a CDS encoding AzlD domain-containing protein, translating into MNDWLLVASMALVTFVIRYVLLAFSGRIQLSPTVVRALGYVPPVVLTAIVVPAVVLPDGETLWLGWQNARLVGAIACVVLALWRKNLLLTIAGGMAAFWGWQWLVG; encoded by the coding sequence ATGAATGACTGGCTTCTCGTCGCCTCCATGGCCCTGGTAACCTTCGTTATTCGCTATGTGCTGCTGGCCTTTAGCGGGCGCATTCAGCTGTCGCCGACCGTGGTGCGGGCGCTGGGCTACGTGCCCCCGGTGGTGCTGACGGCGATCGTCGTCCCCGCAGTGGTGCTGCCCGATGGTGAGACGCTGTGGCTGGGCTGGCAGAATGCACGACTGGTGGGGGCGATCGCCTGCGTCGTCCTCGCTCTCTGGCGCAAAAACCTGCTGCTCACCATCGCGGGCGGCATGGCCGCATTCTGGGGCTGGCAGTGGCTGGTGGGCTGA
- a CDS encoding glycosyltransferase, translating into MPISKITLVALGSTGDCMPMLALAQGLLQAGYQPTVVTHEAFTDLVESYGIEVAPLAGDYRAFFRSQEGQRFLRGEFLPWEQAPQFAKNLPRQLEQVLAAAQGSQAIIAGPLALWSYHVAEALNLPLIVAASLPIVETGLFPFLGFGDIPTSVNPVQSALNWASYRLVDVLGWVRDRPTLEAFRERHQLPTLPPLGPRYRAHHPKQLQQVPILHLYSEAVIPRPADWAQSSHSVHVTGYCFPQASQPYQPSPDLQNFLAQSQGESSTPTIALGFGSMAVADEQAMLQLLLEAVDRANVRAVLLAGWGLTQAGQLTDRVYAAPSIPHDWLFPQVSAVVHHSGSGTTAAGLRAGLPAITVPFFGDQPAWANRLTQLGVAPPPIPIQNLTAQNLAAAIKQVLSNPTMAAKARALGETIRAEDGVNCAVSIIQAYVDSVGW; encoded by the coding sequence ATGCCTATCTCAAAAATTACCCTGGTTGCGCTCGGATCTACGGGCGACTGTATGCCCATGCTCGCTCTAGCTCAGGGTCTTCTGCAAGCCGGATACCAACCTACTGTTGTCACCCACGAGGCCTTCACAGACTTGGTGGAATCCTACGGTATAGAGGTTGCGCCCCTGGCGGGAGACTATCGGGCATTCTTTCGATCGCAGGAGGGACAGCGGTTTTTGAGGGGCGAGTTTCTGCCCTGGGAACAAGCGCCCCAGTTTGCCAAGAATTTGCCGAGACAGCTAGAGCAGGTTTTGGCGGCGGCCCAAGGCAGTCAGGCCATCATCGCGGGGCCACTGGCGCTGTGGAGCTATCACGTCGCCGAAGCGCTGAATCTGCCGCTGATTGTTGCGGCCAGTCTCCCCATCGTAGAAACCGGGCTGTTCCCGTTTCTTGGGTTTGGCGACATCCCAACGAGCGTCAATCCAGTGCAGTCAGCGCTGAATTGGGCCAGTTATCGACTGGTGGATGTTTTGGGCTGGGTACGCGATCGCCCTACCCTAGAAGCCTTTCGGGAGAGACATCAGCTACCAACGCTGCCGCCGCTTGGCCCTCGGTACCGCGCTCACCATCCCAAACAGTTGCAGCAGGTGCCAATTTTGCACCTCTACAGCGAAGCCGTCATTCCCCGCCCTGCCGACTGGGCTCAGTCATCCCATTCGGTGCATGTGACCGGCTACTGCTTTCCTCAAGCGTCTCAACCCTACCAGCCGTCCCCAGACTTGCAAAACTTTCTCGCCCAGTCTCAGGGAGAAAGTTCTACTCCGACGATTGCCCTTGGCTTTGGCAGTATGGCGGTTGCCGATGAGCAGGCGATGCTTCAGCTGTTGCTAGAAGCGGTAGATCGAGCCAACGTTAGGGCGGTGCTGCTGGCCGGCTGGGGGCTCACCCAAGCGGGGCAATTGACTGACCGGGTTTACGCCGCTCCATCCATTCCCCACGACTGGCTGTTTCCTCAGGTGTCGGCTGTGGTGCACCACAGCGGCTCAGGAACAACCGCGGCTGGGCTGCGGGCTGGTTTACCCGCTATAACGGTGCCTTTTTTTGGCGACCAGCCTGCTTGGGCAAACCGCCTCACTCAGCTTGGGGTTGCGCCGCCGCCCATCCCCATTCAAAATCTGACGGCGCAAAATCTGGCTGCTGCGATCAAGCAGGTATTGAGCAACCCAACCATGGCCGCAAAAGCCAGAGCCCTAGGAGAAACCATTCGCGCTGAGGATGGCGTCAACTGCGCTGTCAGTATTATCCAGGCCTACGTAGATTCGGTGGGTTGGTAA